The window ATAAAAGAAATCTAATGAGGTCAAACATCAATATCATTGACGCCCCTATGCTTGATATCTCCTCTTCATTAATAAGAAGGTATGTAAAAAAAGGTGAATCAATAAAGTATCTCGTCTCTGAAGCAGTAGAAGCGTGGTTATTAAAAAAAAAATTATAACATTGAGTCCACTCTAAAAAATCCAAGAAATAAAAATGCCACTAAATCCTACAAAACCCTGAAAATAAATTAGTTAATTTTTAGTGGGATTTAGTGTTTTTGTGCTTTTGTGGCAAAAAAGACTTTTTAGAGTGGACTCAACATTTGTTTGGTAACTAAGTTGCAATATACTTAATTTGTGATAATTAAACATTTACTACTATGAAATCAATACAAGTTATTACGCTTATCCTTTTTACACTTCTTCTTGCATTTAACAGCTCATTGGGCCAGCAAAAAAGAACGTGTGGGACAATGGCATATCTGCAACAGCAAAAAGCTGCCGATCCTGGTCTTGAACAAAGAATGGCTCAAATTGAGCATCAAACTCAGCAATGGATACAAAGTCATGCAAACTTAAAAAATACAGGCATAGTCATTACAATTCCTGTGGTTGTTCATGTTGTATATAACACGGCAGGCCAAAATATTTCAGATACACAAATTCAGTCTCAAATAGATGTTTTGAATGAAGATTTCAGGAGACTCAATGCAGATACTTCAAATACTCCCGTTGGTTTTCAGGGTGTAGCGGCAGATTGTGAGATAGAATTTTGCTTAGCACAACGCGACCCCTTCCGGGATTCCAACTACGGGTATTACAAGAACGCAAACAGCAAATACTTCATTTTCAGATGTTGCTAATGATGTTAAATTTAATTCAACAGGTGGGAAAGATGCCTGGCCCAGGGATCAGTATCTTAACATTTGGGTATGTAAACTTGCAGGAGGTCTTTTAGGTTATGCTCAATTTCCGGGGGCTGGATCGGCTGCTACTGATGGTGTTGTGATTCTTTATTCTGCATTTGGTAAAGATGGCTCTGCCCAGGCACCTTATAATAAGGGGCAAACAACAACACACGAAATTGGCCACTGGCTGAATCTGAAACATATATGGGGAGATGAAAACTTATGTGCTTTAGATGATGGGGTGAATGATACTCCTCTACAAGAAGTAGCAACCTATGACTGCCCTACTTTTCCTGTCACTGATACCTGTACAACTAACTTTCCAGGCATTATGTTTATGAATTATATGGACTACTCAAATGATGCCTGCATGAACATTTTTACTCAGGGACAAAAGACAAGAATGGTACTTACCTTAAACGGTTTCAGATCTTCGTTAAAAACTTCTCAGGGGTGTCAGCCTGGTAGTTGTGATACCTTGTTCTATGCCCCCTTGCCATCTTACTGGATAAACCCTACGGATGCAGGCAGCTTTGTTTTTAATACAGAGGATAACGATGGATTAACTCCACATCCAAATTTAATGGGTATGCCCACAACCTGGGTCACCATCTTTAATATAATAGCACCGGGAGACACTAACTTCATGCAGGGTGCCACTTCATGGTTTGACCCGGCAGGTCAGGCAGATAACTGGATTGAATTTGGACCCATCACAATACCTGCAGGAGGCGGTAAATTATCATGGCAGCATCTCATAGGTGATAATAATTGGAGAGATGGATACAGAGTTTTAATTACTACTACAGGTATGACGATAAATGACTTTACAACAAGTGGTGATACTTTGTTTAGTGTTACTGATAATGATCCTCAAACTGATGGTGATACTATATGGACATCTCAATACGCGATTATTAATGGAGGAACTTTTGGCGGCCAGCAGGTTTATATAGCTTTCAATCATAATGCATACGATATGAATGTATTGTACCTTGATAATTTTCTAGTGGATAATTGTCCAACAGTAGGAATAGCCAAAGAAACTTTTATTAATAATTCGGTTTCTATATATCCGAATCCATCTTCAGGAGTGTTTTTCTTAAGAACTGATCTTAAAAATGCAAATGAATTGAATGTATCGGTACTTAATATATTAGGGGGAATAGTTTATTCAAAAGAATATAAACAAGCTCAAAACAATATTTACAAAATAGATTTAAGCAATAATCCTAAAGGTATCTATTTTGTAAGAATTAGTAATGACAAGTTTAGTGTAACAAAAAAGGTTGTGTTTTATTAGTAAAATAATATACTAACCAATTAACCGATAATTCCGAATCACACCGTCATTATTTCTTCCTCTTTTTTGCTAAGCGATGTATCAATTTTACCAATAAAGCTGTCGGTAAGCTTTTGCACTTTTGCTTCTGCCTCTTTTATTTCATCTTCTGAGGCGCCTTCTTTCAGCAGCTGTTTTAAAAGGTCATTGGTATCTTTCCGGATGTTTCGTATGCGTATCTTTCCATTTTCTGCTTCATTTTTTACCTGTTTAACCAACTCCATTCTTCTGTCTTCAGTCAAAGCCGGTACATTGATCCTGACTGTTTCGCCCTCACTTTGCGGATTGAGTCCAAGACCACTGTTTTGAATGGCTTTTTCTATTTCAGGTATCACAGATTTTTCAAAAGGTTTTATTACAATTGTATGCGCATCAAGGGTAGTGATTGAAGCAAGATGATTAAGCAGGGTTTGTGTACCATAATAATCAACTTTCACGCCTTCAACCATAGAAGGCGCTGCTTTGCCCGCCCTGATCTTTGAAAATTCAACCATGGTATGCTCAACTGCCTTTTCCATTGAATTTTCAGATTCATCGATGTAAAATTTTATTTCTTCCATAATTAAAAATTATGCATTTTGCAACGTTAGTTTAAACTAAAGCCAATATAAATTGCCAATATCCAGCGCCCAGTACCCAGCTACATACTCACCAACGTCCCAACTTCTTCCCCTTCAATTATTGCCAGAAGATTACCCTTTTTATTCATATTAAAGACCACGATAGGCAGCTTATTTTCTTTACAAAGCGTAAATGCGGTCATATCCATCACATTAAGGTCTTTTTGATAAACTTCATTGAATGTGATATTGGTAAACCGTTTTGCAGAAGGGTCTTTTTCAGGGTCAGCCGAATAGATACCATCTACGCGCGTTCCTTTTAGCACTGCATCAGCCTCAATCTCAATAGCTCTGAGGCTGGCTGCCGAATCGGTCGTGAAATAGGGATTTCCTGTGCCGGCACCAAAGATCACTACCCTGCCCTTTTCAAGGTGCCTGATAGCTCTTCTCCTGATAAATGGCTCACAGACCTGCTCCACATTTATGCTTGACATGAGTCTTGTATGAACCCCTCTTTTTTCTAATGAACCCTGCAATGCCATTCCATTGATCAACGTAGCAAGCATGCCCATATAGTCTCCCTGTACCCTGTCTATCCCTGCCTCCTCTGCATCAGAACCTCTGTAAATATTACCCCCACCTATCACAACAGCAACCTGTACACCTTTATCAACTATTGCTTTGATATCTCCGGAATATTGTAAAACCATATTGGGGCAGATCCCATACTTCTGATCACCCAAAAGGGCTTCACCGCTTAGTTTGAGGAGTATGCGTTTGTATTTAAACACAGATTATACAGGTTTTTAACACAGATTGAAGTACAGGGGCAAATATAATGCAGGAATTTGTGAATAGCCAAATGTTTCACTGAAAATTAAATTTTGTGGCATTACTTTTTTTGTTTTTGTTTAAATGATTTAGATTTGCGGTAATGAAAGAGTATTTTAAAGAAAAAAAATGATTGAAATAATTCAAATAATAGCTTCTGTTTTTATTGGGGGTGTAATGATAGCCTTTGCTGTTTTTTTATTAATTCAGGATATCAGGGAGGCAAAAGAAGATTAAAATTTATCCTGTACATAATCTTATACAGTTATATTATGTGCCAGTTTAATCTTCTCACTCAAACTCCACCAACACCTGCCCCTTTTCCACCCCTTCACCTTTCCTCACTTTCACAGATTTAATCACCCCATCCCCGGGAGACTTAATTATATTCTCCATTTTCATAGCTTCCAGGACGATTAATGTATCATCTTTTTTTACATTATCCCTTTCTTTTACTTTTATATCAAGTATTGAACCGGGCATGGGGGCCTCAACAACATTTTTTTTAGGGGCGGCACGCTTGTTCATACCAAGCTTTTCGAGCAGAAGGTCAAACTGGTCATGCACTTCAAGGTCATGTTTAATGCCGTTTACTTTTATCACAAATTTTTTCTGTACTAAATCCGCTTCAACCACTTCAGCATTATAGGAGCGGTTGTCTTTAATGATATGAAACATGTTGTTTTTTATCTCAATAATATCCCAATTAATCTCTTTATTATTGATAAGGGTTTTATTTTTGTCCTGGGTAAATACCAGCGTTTTGCTATTGTTGATCTTAATTTTTAACATGTCCGATACTAATATACTAAATTTTTTCCAAGACTTCGCTTGTAAAAAAAGCCTTTCGGGGAAATCTATTGTGAACGTACTAAATTACGTGTAAAGTCTTAGAAAAAATTTAGTTATTGGTTTATTTAGTTAATAGTTTTAGTTAGTTGGTTACTGGTTTTGGTTAGTTAG of the Cytophagales bacterium genome contains:
- a CDS encoding T9SS type A sorting domain-containing protein; the encoded protein is MILYSAFGKDGSAQAPYNKGQTTTHEIGHWLNLKHIWGDENLCALDDGVNDTPLQEVATYDCPTFPVTDTCTTNFPGIMFMNYMDYSNDACMNIFTQGQKTRMVLTLNGFRSSLKTSQGCQPGSCDTLFYAPLPSYWINPTDAGSFVFNTEDNDGLTPHPNLMGMPTTWVTIFNIIAPGDTNFMQGATSWFDPAGQADNWIEFGPITIPAGGGKLSWQHLIGDNNWRDGYRVLITTTGMTINDFTTSGDTLFSVTDNDPQTDGDTIWTSQYAIINGGTFGGQQVYIAFNHNAYDMNVLYLDNFLVDNCPTVGIAKETFINNSVSIYPNPSSGVFFLRTDLKNANELNVSVLNILGGIVYSKEYKQAQNNIYKIDLSNNPKGIYFVRISNDKFSVTKKVVFY
- a CDS encoding UMP kinase; the encoded protein is MFKYKRILLKLSGEALLGDQKYGICPNMVLQYSGDIKAIVDKGVQVAVVIGGGNIYRGSDAEEAGIDRVQGDYMGMLATLINGMALQGSLEKRGVHTRLMSSINVEQVCEPFIRRRAIRHLEKGRVVIFGAGTGNPYFTTDSAASLRAIEIEADAVLKGTRVDGIYSADPEKDPSAKRFTNITFNEVYQKDLNVMDMTAFTLCKENKLPIVVFNMNKKGNLLAIIEGEEVGTLVSM
- a CDS encoding ribosome recycling factor — its product is MMEEIKFYIDESENSMEKAVEHTMVEFSKIRAGKAAPSMVEGVKVDYYGTQTLLNHLASITTLDAHTIVIKPFEKSVIPEIEKAIQNSGLGLNPQSEGETVRINVPALTEDRRMELVKQVKNEAENGKIRIRNIRKDTNDLLKQLLKEGASEDEIKEAEAKVQKLTDSFIGKIDTSLSKKEEEIMTV
- a CDS encoding acetyl-CoA carboxylase biotin carboxyl carrier protein subunit, which encodes MLKIKINNSKTLVFTQDKNKTLINNKEINWDIIEIKNNMFHIIKDNRSYNAEVVEADLVQKKFVIKVNGIKHDLEVHDQFDLLLEKLGMNKRAAPKKNVVEAPMPGSILDIKVKERDNVKKDDTLIVLEAMKMENIIKSPGDGVIKSVKVRKGEGVEKGQVLVEFE